The following are from one region of the Stanieria cyanosphaera PCC 7437 genome:
- the lpxC gene encoding UDP-3-O-acyl-N-acetylglucosamine deacetylase gives MGNTLKTAFELSGVGLHSGETTTVKVLPDESNQGRYFVRVDLPNQPIIPATVQAVSQTTLSTELAQGEAKVRTVEHLLASLAASGVDDARIEIDGAEVPLLDGSAKLWLEAIAAVGIVSSVCDRSPWLLRQPIWIQEGDAFVAALPSPETRFTYGIDFPYSAIANQWHSWSCQEGNFAQEVAPARTFGLAEQIEHLQQAGLIRGGSLENALVCSKSGWLNPPLRFTNEPARHKLLDLVGDLSLLGRFPQAHFLAYKASHKLHIQLARTLADLDQLN, from the coding sequence ATGGGTAATACATTAAAAACAGCTTTTGAATTGTCAGGGGTGGGTTTGCATTCGGGTGAAACTACCACTGTTAAAGTTCTTCCTGATGAATCTAATCAGGGAAGATATTTTGTCCGAGTCGATTTACCTAATCAACCTATTATTCCAGCTACAGTTCAAGCTGTGAGTCAGACAACTCTTTCCACTGAATTAGCTCAAGGAGAAGCTAAAGTGAGAACGGTTGAACACTTACTAGCATCTTTAGCAGCAAGTGGAGTTGATGATGCTCGTATCGAAATTGATGGGGCAGAAGTTCCTTTGTTAGATGGTTCGGCAAAGTTATGGCTAGAAGCGATCGCTGCTGTGGGAATTGTTTCTTCTGTTTGTGATCGTTCTCCTTGGTTACTGCGACAACCTATCTGGATTCAAGAAGGAGATGCTTTTGTGGCTGCCTTACCTAGTCCAGAAACTCGTTTTACTTATGGCATTGACTTTCCTTATAGTGCGATCGCTAATCAATGGCATAGTTGGAGTTGCCAGGAAGGTAATTTTGCTCAAGAAGTAGCCCCAGCTAGGACTTTTGGCTTGGCAGAACAGATTGAACATCTACAACAAGCTGGTTTAATTCGAGGTGGTAGTTTAGAAAATGCTTTGGTTTGTAGTAAGTCAGGGTGGCTCAATCCCCCTTTAAGATTTACGAATGAACCAGCCCGTCATAAACTATTAGATTTAGTAGGAGATCTGAGTTTACTGGGCAGATTTCCTCAAGCTCATTTTCTTGCTTATAAAGCAAGTCATAAGTTACATATTCAACTGGCAAGAACTTTGGCTGATCTTGATCAATTAAATTAA
- the fabZ gene encoding 3-hydroxyacyl-ACP dehydratase FabZ, with translation MSTVTENNQITATQTTLTIEEIHRLLPHRYPFALVDRILEYVPGQKAVGLKNVTFNEPYFPGHIPSRPLMPGVLMVEAMAQVGGIVLVQLPGMEGKFFAFAGIDKVRFRRPVIPGDQLIMTVELLSFKQNRIAKMQGKGEVDGQLAVQGDMMFSLID, from the coding sequence ATGTCAACTGTTACTGAAAATAATCAAATAACTGCTACTCAAACAACTCTGACCATTGAGGAAATTCACCGTCTATTACCTCATCGTTATCCGTTTGCTTTGGTCGACCGTATTCTTGAGTATGTACCTGGTCAAAAAGCAGTAGGACTGAAAAATGTTACTTTTAATGAACCTTATTTTCCTGGACACATTCCTAGCCGTCCTTTGATGCCTGGGGTTTTAATGGTAGAAGCAATGGCACAAGTAGGAGGAATCGTTCTCGTACAATTACCTGGTATGGAGGGTAAATTCTTTGCTTTTGCAGGAATTGATAAGGTGCGTTTTCGTCGTCCAGTTATTCCTGGAGATCAATTAATTATGACTGTGGAACTTTTATCCTTTAAACAGAATCGTATTGCCAAAATGCAGGGAAAAGGAGAAGTAGACGGTCAACTTGCGGTTCAAGGGGATATGATGTTTTCCTTGATTGATTAA